A portion of the Lampris incognitus isolate fLamInc1 chromosome 9, fLamInc1.hap2, whole genome shotgun sequence genome contains these proteins:
- the rnf41l gene encoding LOW QUALITY PROTEIN: RING finger protein 151 (The sequence of the model RefSeq protein was modified relative to this genomic sequence to represent the inferred CDS: deleted 3 bases in 2 codons) yields MGYDLERFVGYVNEGLLCCVCRDVLERPLQAPCEHAYCSACISGWLVDHPSCPEDRLPLDVSTLKPLCRYMRNDLSRLQIRCANAEQGCEVVCPLETLHAHEDECEFAFIRCSNTGCPVQVERRDLEAHLSECELRGRECPNGCGHALLSVEQSPHNCVAELRTEVETLRAEMLCKVEEVKQEMESRLDSQRRHMVQKVSQLKSEVDELKGQLSRVMCDVRALFGAERLRRRELAEAELEKRELELLRDLQLFRSQQSSEQPARNRLHQGAQQLIGWKLPGDQLVRRPPWDPPLQGPSQPSTPAQSANVSAPILSPQMGEGSRKACTRSLTLDCVKRERREVTVI; encoded by the exons ATGGGGTATGATCTGGAGAGGTTTGTGGGCTACGTGAACGAGGGCTTACTGTGCTGTGTGTGTCGAGATGTCCTGGAGCGCCCCCTCCAGGCCCCCTGTGAACACGCCTACTGCAGCGCCTGCATCAGCGGCTGGCTGGTTGACCACCCCTCTTGCCCCGAGGACAGACTACCGCTGGACGTCAGCACTCTCAAACCCCTCTGCAG GTATATGCGTAATGACCTGAGCCGTCTGCAGATCCGCTGTGCGAATGCAGAACAGGGTTGCGAGGTGGTCTGCCCCCTGGAGACCCTGCACGCGCACGAGGATGAATGCGAGTTTGCCTTCATACGCTGCTCTAACACGG GCTGTCCCGTGCAGGTGGAGAGGCGCGATTTGGAGGCCCACCTGTCGGAGTGTGAGCTCCGCGGCAGGGAATGTCCCAACGGCTGCGGCCACGCGCTCCTCTCCGTCGAGCAGTCGCCACACAACTGCGTGGCAGAGCTGCGGACTGAAGTAGAGACGCTCAG GGCAGAAATGCTTTGCAAGGTGGAAGAGGTGAAGCAGGAGATGGAATCTCGGTTGGACTCTCAGAGGAGACACATGGTACAAAAGGTGTCTCAGCTCAAGAGCGAAGTGGATGAGCTTAAG GGTCAGTTGTCCAGGGTGATGTGTGACGTGCGCGCCCTGTTTGGAGCGGAGCGTCTGAGGAGGCGAGAGCTGGCAGAGGCGGAGCTCGAGAAGAGAGAACTGGAGCTcctcagagacctgcagcttttCAGGAGTCAGCAGTCCTCTGAACAGCCCGCCAGGAACCGGCTTCAT CAGGGAGCCCAGCAGCTTATCGGATGGAAACTGCCTGGGGACCAGCTGGTAAGACGCCCGCCGTGGGATCCACCCTTACAAGGCCCTAGTCAGCCGTCAACTCCTGCCCAGTCGGCGAATGTGTCGGCCCCAATTCTGTCCCCGcagatg ggggaggggtcacGCAAGGCTTGTACCCGTAGCCTGACCCTGGACTGCGTCAAGAGGGAGCGCCGAGAGGTAACCGTCATCTGA